AACGAAGGCGGAGACCACCACCACCGCGAGTTTGGCGAAGAAAGCCGGGAGCCGCCTTGGCACTGCGGCGAACGTGGACCGCGCCATGCCGGTGGTGAACTCCGAGCTCATCAGCAGCACTGCCAGCGATCCGATGATGAGTTGCGCGAATGAGATGCCCGACGTCGGGATGACCGCCAGCGGGTCTCCTCCCTGCGCGGCCAGGGCTCCGCCGGCCCGTGGATTACCTTGACTGTCGTGGATCAGCTGTCCGATGCCCCACGCAGCCAGCGCCCCGAAGCCAACCATGACCAGCGCCGTGGACCCGAGGAGGATCAGCGTGGACATCAAGGTGCGGAACTTGATGAATTCCGAGTTCAGGACGCGGAGGAAAGTGGGGCCCGGACCGGGATTGTCGAGGGCGTTGTTTCCGGCGCGGGTCGCGGCCAAAGTAGTTGAGCTCATGGCTTAGTTGCCTCCGGACTGTGCGGAAACCGGGGCTCCCGTTGTGATGAGTGAGTGGTATTCGACCTCGTCCTTGGTCAGTTCCATGTATGCCTCTTCAAGGCTGGCCTGCAAGGGGGTGAGTTCGTAGATCATGACCCGGCTTTCCAGGGCTGCACGGGCGATCTGGCGCGGGTTCAAACCCTGGACCTCCAGCAGTTCGTGTTCCCGGACCTCCACGGAAACGCCTGCTCCGGCGAGGACGTTCATCAGTTGGTCCGGCTGGTCTGTGCGTACCCTGGTGCGGCTCTGTCCCTTGCCGGTGATGATCTCCTGGATGGGCGCATCGGCAATGATCCTGCCCCGGCCAATGACAATGAGGTGGTCCGCCGTCAGCGCCATCTCGCTCATGAGGTGGCTTGAGAGGAACACGGTGCGGCCCTCGGATGCCAGGTACTTGACCAGGTTCCGGACCCACACGACGCCTTCCGGGTCCAGGCCGTTGACCGGCTCGTCCAGGATGATGGTCTGCGGATCGCCCAGGAGCGCGGCGGCAATGCCAAGGCGCTGGCCCATGCCCAGCGAGAACCCCTTGACTTTCTTTTTGGCCACCTCGGCCAGGCCTGTCATCTCGATGACCTCATGGACGCGCTTGGTGGGGATGCTGTGGGTGGCGGCCATGGCCAGCAGATGGTTGTAAGCCGAGCGGCTCGAGTGGACGGCTTTTGCGTCGAGCAGGGCACCGATCTCGCGCAATGGGGCCTTGTGTTGCGCGAACGGGACACCGTTGACGGTGGCGGATCCCGACGTCGGCGTGTCCAGTCCCATGATCATGCGCATGGTGGTGGACTTGCCGGCCCCGTTGGGGCCAAGGAAGCCGGTCACCTGACCGGCCTGGACAGTGAAATTGACGCCGGCGACGGCGGTTTTGTCGCCGTAGACCTTCGTCAGGCCGTGTGCCTCGATCATTGAGCGTTCCTTTGCGTAGCTGCGGGATGCTGCGGAGTGTTGGTGTGTAGCTCCACGCTACCGACGCAAAGTCCTGATTTCGCCGGTCTCAGGGATGATTCAGGGGTGAATCAGGGTAGTCCGGACGGATGACCGCCCCCGGCGCTTCTTGGCGCTGGTTGTCGCTCAGGCGTGGGGCGAATAGTACGTCAGCGCACCGCGCCGCACCGTGAATTCGGCGGCGCGGACACCCGGGATCACTTCGCCGTCCACGGCCAGCACCATGGGAGAGCCGTTCGATTCCACCCTGATCCGGGTGGCCTCCGTGAGGTGGGTGATCCTGGACGTCGCTACGGTTCCGGTCAGCACGGACCACAGCAGGCGGAGCCGCGCAAAGGATTCATCGGCCGTGATCATCCGGAGGTCCAGCACCCCGTCGTCCAGGACAGGTCTCACGAGCGGGGCGTGGTCGCGCGGGTAATAGCGGCCCCGGCCCACGTACATGATCCAGAGTTTGTGCCGGACACCGTCCACAGTGAGCGTTGTTGGCGTTCCCGCGGCGAAGGTCCTGAACATCGCCACCACACCGGCCAGGGGTTTCCCGAGCGCGGGCTGCAGTTGCTCC
This genomic interval from Micrococcaceae bacterium Sec5.7 contains the following:
- a CDS encoding ABC transporter permease — protein: MSSTTLAATRAGNNALDNPGPGPTFLRVLNSEFIKFRTLMSTLILLGSTALVMVGFGALAAWGIGQLIHDSQGNPRAGGALAAQGGDPLAVIPTSGISFAQLIIGSLAVLLMSSEFTTGMARSTFAAVPRRLPAFFAKLAVVVVSAFVVTTGAALLAAVVAGPILNQYDLKLDLGTEHSLRLLIVSGLYVAAVAAIGMSLGTLIRNSAGGIMALVGLFFVLPIAFQLIPGDFFVEARKYLPDNLYQTITAANHADGALEIWQAAAWLGLWVLVPLAISAVLLKKRDV
- a CDS encoding ATP-binding cassette domain-containing protein, giving the protein MIEAHGLTKVYGDKTAVAGVNFTVQAGQVTGFLGPNGAGKSTTMRMIMGLDTPTSGSATVNGVPFAQHKAPLREIGALLDAKAVHSSRSAYNHLLAMAATHSIPTKRVHEVIEMTGLAEVAKKKVKGFSLGMGQRLGIAAALLGDPQTIILDEPVNGLDPEGVVWVRNLVKYLASEGRTVFLSSHLMSEMALTADHLIVIGRGRIIADAPIQEIITGKGQSRTRVRTDQPDQLMNVLAGAGVSVEVREHELLEVQGLNPRQIARAALESRVMIYELTPLQASLEEAYMELTKDEVEYHSLITTGAPVSAQSGGN